One Acutalibacter muris DNA window includes the following coding sequences:
- a CDS encoding DUF1667 domain-containing protein: protein MPIVELTCISCPLGCPLKVETDNEGKVLSVTGNTCKRGEDYGRREVTAPTRTVTSTVRLKGGTGPVVSVRTRQDVPKSKIFAVMEEIRRTVVTAPVHIGDVVIPNIAGTGVDLIATADREGI from the coding sequence TTGCCAATAGTCGAACTTACCTGCATAAGCTGCCCCCTGGGCTGCCCCTTAAAGGTGGAGACGGATAATGAGGGTAAAGTGCTCTCGGTCACCGGCAACACCTGCAAACGGGGCGAGGACTACGGCAGGAGAGAGGTCACCGCCCCCACGAGGACCGTCACCTCTACGGTACGGCTCAAAGGCGGCACGGGCCCGGTGGTCTCCGTGCGCACAAGGCAGGACGTGCCCAAAAGCAAGATATTCGCCGTTATGGAGGAGATACGCAGGACTGTGGTAACCGCCCCCGTGCATATCGGCGATGTGGTTATCCCCAACATAGCCGGCACCGGCGTGGACCTTATCGCCACCGCAGACAGGGAGGGGATATAA
- a CDS encoding HAD family hydrolase: protein MLRENITTLMFDLDGTLLPMDLESFTDTYFGLLAQKAAPYGYEPKTLVAAVWRGTKAMIANDGACPNDQRFWETFAGELGEQILDLRPVFDKFYAEEFNGAKTATRENPLAKRTVDAAKSAGYTVVLATNPMFPAVAVATRLGWLGLTPGDFSLVTSYENCSYCKPSPFYYTQILERMGKRPEECLMTGNDVREDALAAGKAGLSAYLITDCLENAHNDDISAIPHGSFTDFMKFAGLE from the coding sequence TTGCTCAGGGAAAACATAACCACGCTGATGTTCGACCTGGACGGCACACTGCTGCCTATGGACCTGGAGAGCTTTACAGACACCTATTTCGGGCTACTGGCTCAAAAGGCCGCGCCCTATGGCTATGAACCAAAGACCCTTGTTGCCGCTGTCTGGAGGGGCACCAAGGCCATGATAGCAAACGACGGCGCCTGCCCCAACGACCAGCGCTTCTGGGAGACCTTCGCCGGGGAGCTTGGCGAGCAGATACTGGACCTGCGCCCGGTATTCGATAAGTTTTACGCCGAGGAGTTCAACGGCGCGAAAACAGCCACCCGGGAGAATCCTCTGGCCAAAAGGACCGTGGACGCGGCAAAAAGCGCCGGTTACACGGTGGTGCTGGCCACAAACCCCATGTTCCCCGCCGTGGCCGTAGCCACAAGGCTTGGCTGGCTGGGGCTTACGCCCGGGGACTTCTCCCTTGTGACCAGCTATGAGAACTGCTCCTACTGCAAGCCCAGCCCTTTCTACTATACCCAGATACTGGAACGTATGGGAAAGCGCCCGGAGGAGTGCCTGATGACAGGCAACGACGTGCGCGAGGACGCGCTGGCTGCGGGAAAGGCGGGGCTTTCGGCATATCTTATCACCGACTGTCTGGAGAATGCCCATAACGATGATATCAGTGCAATACCTCACGGCAGTTTTACGGACTTCATGAAATTCGCCGGGCTGGAATAA
- the trxA gene encoding thioredoxin, protein MAVLTLTKENFETEALKSDVPVLVDFWAEWCGPCRMFSPIVDEFAEENEGKVKVGKVNVDEQPDLAGRYGVMSIPTAILFKNGEIASTLVGVQPKTALEELI, encoded by the coding sequence ATGGCAGTTCTGACGCTTACAAAGGAAAATTTCGAGACGGAGGCGTTAAAATCCGACGTCCCTGTGCTGGTGGACTTCTGGGCCGAGTGGTGCGGGCCCTGCCGGATGTTCTCGCCCATAGTGGACGAGTTCGCAGAGGAGAACGAGGGCAAGGTAAAGGTGGGCAAGGTGAACGTGGACGAGCAGCCGGACCTTGCGGGCAGATACGGCGTTATGAGCATACCCACGGCCATACTGTTCAAAAACGGCGAGATAGCCTCTACCCTTGTGGGCGTGCAGCCCAAGACCGCTTTGGAGGAGCTTATCTGA
- the trxB gene encoding thioredoxin-disulfide reductase, producing MIIGGGPAGYTAALYGARAGLTVGLMEKLAPGGQMGTTDMVDNYPGFPEGINGFELAMKMKAGAERFGARTISAEVTGLELSGDIKTLQTPKEVYKARTVILATGAQPRELGLPRERELRGKGVSYCATCDGMFYRGKTVAVVGGGNTAVADALYLSRLCEKVYVIHRRDKLRAPQIQQQNLEMAGNVEFVWDSIVKELRFEERLTGLVTEDKNTGECRELSCAGVFIAVGQVPETELLKGQVQLDEAGYVSAGEDCRTNIPGVFAAGDLRAKPLRQIVTAAADGAVAATAAQEYLDK from the coding sequence ATGATAATAGGCGGCGGACCCGCCGGGTACACCGCCGCGTTATACGGGGCCCGGGCGGGGCTCACGGTGGGGCTCATGGAAAAGCTCGCCCCAGGCGGGCAGATGGGCACCACGGACATGGTGGACAACTATCCAGGCTTTCCCGAGGGGATAAACGGCTTTGAGCTTGCCATGAAGATGAAGGCCGGGGCCGAGCGCTTTGGGGCGAGGACCATCTCAGCCGAGGTCACGGGCCTGGAGCTCTCCGGGGATATCAAGACCCTGCAAACGCCCAAGGAGGTCTATAAGGCCCGGACGGTGATTCTTGCCACAGGGGCCCAGCCCCGGGAGCTGGGGCTTCCCCGCGAGCGGGAACTGAGGGGGAAGGGCGTGTCCTACTGCGCCACCTGCGACGGTATGTTCTATAGGGGCAAAACCGTGGCGGTGGTGGGCGGGGGCAATACCGCCGTGGCTGACGCGCTGTACCTTTCAAGGCTCTGCGAGAAGGTGTACGTAATACACCGCCGGGACAAGCTGCGCGCCCCACAGATACAGCAGCAAAACCTGGAGATGGCCGGGAACGTGGAGTTCGTCTGGGACAGCATTGTGAAGGAGCTGCGCTTTGAGGAGCGGCTTACGGGCCTTGTGACGGAGGATAAGAATACCGGCGAGTGCAGGGAACTCAGCTGTGCCGGGGTGTTTATCGCCGTAGGGCAGGTGCCCGAGACCGAACTGTTAAAGGGGCAGGTCCAGCTGGACGAAGCCGGCTATGTTTCGGCGGGCGAGGACTGCCGCACGAATATCCCGGGGGTATTTGCCGCCGGAGACCTTAGGGCAAAGCCCCTCAGGCAGATAGTGACCGCTGCCGCTGACGGCGCTGTGGCCGCCACCGCCGCCCAGGAGTATCTGGATAAATAG
- a CDS encoding cell wall hydrolase gives MAFSDREILARIIECEAGGEGDTGMQAVACVVMNRVQVTYGEYGRLMTLREVVYQPKQFTCVMETVGGQYNMQNIYNMRPTDVHYNIADWAIAGNRLTNLGFALWYFNPFRPTCRENFPSQVGQFVIRLGDHCFYNPTESYAET, from the coding sequence GTGGCGTTTTCTGACAGAGAGATACTGGCGCGGATAATCGAGTGCGAGGCCGGCGGCGAGGGCGACACAGGGATGCAGGCCGTGGCCTGCGTGGTGATGAACCGGGTGCAGGTAACCTACGGCGAATACGGCAGGCTCATGACCCTCCGGGAGGTGGTCTACCAGCCCAAGCAGTTCACCTGCGTTATGGAGACCGTCGGCGGCCAGTACAATATGCAGAATATCTACAATATGCGCCCAACGGACGTACATTATAACATCGCGGACTGGGCCATCGCTGGAAACCGGCTTACTAACCTGGGCTTTGCCCTTTGGTATTTCAACCCCTTTAGGCCCACCTGCAGGGAGAACTTTCCCTCGCAGGTGGGGCAGTTCGTGATACGCCTTGGGGACCATTGCTTTTACAATCCCACGGAGAGCTATGCGGAGACATGA
- a CDS encoding NUDIX hydrolase, with protein MGSSSICAKIVDWDESLPNKYVVVFSRYEGRLLLSRHKDRDTWETQGGHIEPGESPEDAARRELWEESGAEDFTLEPVCMYWAEERVDGKPESGAWGAIFFADIKTLGPMPESEMAEARGFDALPENVTYPYITPHIFGRVQDRFKG; from the coding sequence ATGGGTAGCAGTTCAATTTGTGCCAAGATAGTTGACTGGGACGAATCCCTCCCCAATAAATATGTGGTGGTGTTCTCACGGTATGAGGGCAGGCTGCTGTTGAGCCGCCATAAAGACCGGGACACCTGGGAGACCCAAGGCGGGCATATAGAGCCGGGGGAGTCCCCTGAGGACGCGGCAAGGAGGGAACTCTGGGAGGAGAGCGGGGCTGAGGATTTTACTTTGGAGCCCGTGTGTATGTACTGGGCCGAGGAACGGGTGGACGGAAAGCCCGAAAGCGGCGCCTGGGGGGCCATATTCTTTGCCGATATAAAAACCCTTGGCCCCATGCCCGAAAGCGAGATGGCAGAGGCGAGAGGCTTCGACGCCCTGCCGGAGAACGTGACCTATCCCTATATCACGCCGCATATTTTCGGGCGGGTGCAGGACAGGTTCAAAGGCTAG
- a CDS encoding diacylglycerol/lipid kinase family protein: MKVRILVNPNAGKQVVMRELHSIYRAFSGGEDKNEVVMELTVNSAHAAEALDRAIRSEPDILVCCGGDGTLSATVDRLLRSGEDIRLGYIPAGTTNDFANFLGLPKEPAEAADLITDGEAKPIDAGRFGDRHFIYVASFGAFTQTSYATTQSLKNSLGHLAYVIEGIKELPQLKSYTVRAETVEGGIYEGEYLFGAMSNSTSLGGIIKLAPEKVDPVDGRFELALVKTPKNLHELNRILLALMGGQVDDELITFVHTAGASFTCAEPMPWSLDGEYVSGGTDVKVEVLPEALKLFR; the protein is encoded by the coding sequence ATGAAAGTCAGGATACTGGTAAACCCGAACGCCGGCAAGCAGGTGGTCATGAGGGAGCTGCACAGCATATACCGGGCCTTTTCCGGCGGAGAGGACAAAAACGAGGTGGTAATGGAGCTTACCGTCAACTCCGCCCATGCTGCCGAGGCCTTGGACCGGGCCATACGTTCAGAACCCGACATCCTGGTGTGCTGCGGGGGCGACGGGACGCTGAGCGCCACGGTGGACAGGCTTTTGAGAAGCGGGGAGGATATAAGGCTTGGCTATATTCCCGCCGGGACCACAAATGATTTCGCAAATTTCCTGGGCCTGCCGAAGGAACCCGCCGAGGCCGCGGACCTTATCACGGACGGCGAGGCGAAGCCCATAGACGCCGGACGTTTCGGGGACAGGCATTTTATATACGTGGCCTCCTTCGGGGCGTTTACCCAGACCTCCTATGCCACCACCCAGAGCCTGAAAAATTCTCTAGGACACCTGGCGTATGTCATAGAGGGCATAAAGGAGCTGCCCCAGCTGAAGTCCTATACCGTGCGGGCCGAGACCGTAGAAGGCGGCATATACGAGGGGGAGTACCTTTTCGGGGCCATGAGCAACTCCACGTCCCTAGGCGGGATAATCAAGCTGGCCCCGGAGAAGGTGGACCCGGTGGACGGCAGATTCGAGCTGGCCCTGGTAAAGACCCCGAAGAACCTACACGAGCTAAACCGCATACTGCTGGCCCTGATGGGCGGACAGGTGGACGACGAGCTGATAACCTTCGTGCACACGGCGGGGGCCTCCTTTACCTGCGCGGAGCCCATGCCCTGGTCCCTGGACGGGGAGTACGTAAGCGGGGGAACAGACGTTAAGGTGGAGGTGCTGCCGGAGGCGTTAAAGCTGTTTAGGTGA
- a CDS encoding DUF5685 family protein, with the protein MFGYVRPYKPELLVKEYGQYKAVYCELCRVLGKEYGAMARFALSYDCAFYAMLALSVGGERVEERSGRCVFNPLKPCTYLQSPGEAYKKAAALCVLLTYHKLRDDCLDEGFFSSLGSRLLLPIVSPKARRAAKRYPSMAGIVERTMEEQRQAERESAGVDRCAEPTASLLRELFGELAGCDGKQRPALESFGYFLGRWVYLMDAADDLAEDMRRGSFNPFIKRLGLEGRRELSQEERGAADKACNEALNATAARLVLAVNLIDLGAFGPIIENVAQKGLGEVQREILFLHVKEKPRREPR; encoded by the coding sequence ATGTTCGGATATGTTCGCCCGTATAAGCCCGAGCTGCTGGTAAAGGAATACGGTCAGTATAAGGCCGTGTACTGTGAGCTCTGCCGGGTGCTGGGGAAGGAATACGGCGCTATGGCCCGGTTCGCCCTGAGCTATGACTGCGCGTTCTATGCTATGCTGGCGTTATCTGTGGGCGGCGAGCGGGTGGAGGAGCGCAGCGGGCGCTGCGTGTTCAACCCATTAAAGCCCTGTACGTACCTGCAAAGCCCAGGGGAGGCCTATAAGAAGGCGGCGGCGCTCTGCGTGCTGCTGACATATCACAAGCTTCGGGACGACTGCCTGGACGAAGGGTTCTTCTCGTCCCTTGGGAGCAGGCTGCTGCTGCCTATAGTCTCGCCCAAGGCCAGGAGGGCGGCGAAAAGGTATCCGTCTATGGCCGGGATAGTGGAGAGGACCATGGAGGAACAGAGGCAGGCCGAGAGGGAGAGCGCCGGGGTGGACCGATGCGCGGAGCCCACGGCGAGTCTGCTTCGGGAACTGTTCGGGGAGCTGGCCGGGTGTGACGGCAAGCAGCGGCCGGCGTTGGAGAGCTTCGGGTACTTTTTGGGCCGGTGGGTGTATCTGATGGACGCGGCGGACGATTTGGCGGAGGATATGCGCAGGGGAAGCTTTAACCCCTTTATCAAGCGCTTGGGGCTTGAGGGGAGGAGGGAGCTCTCCCAGGAGGAGCGCGGGGCCGCAGACAAGGCCTGCAACGAGGCTCTGAACGCCACCGCCGCAAGACTGGTGCTGGCAGTTAACCTTATCGACCTTGGGGCCTTCGGGCCCATTATAGAGAATGTGGCCCAAAAGGGCCTGGGAGAGGTCCAGCGGGAGATACTGTTCCTTCATGTAAAGGAGAAACCCCGCAGAGAGCCAAGGTAA
- a CDS encoding J domain-containing protein, which yields MNDPYKVLGVSRTATDEEIKDAYRKLAKKYHPDQYAESPLKELADEKMKEINEAYDAITAQRRSGGRGGYNAGYGTGAGAGGSGFSDVRSLIMSGRFADAEQILNGVPADRRNAEWYFLKGSVLYRRGWLEEAKDHFSRACQMDPSNSEYSAALNQAMNQRGGMYGGYNPNRGMSSDCNACDMCSGLLMADCCCECMGGDLIRCC from the coding sequence ATGAACGATCCGTACAAGGTACTGGGAGTGTCCCGCACCGCCACAGACGAGGAGATAAAGGACGCGTACAGGAAGCTGGCGAAAAAGTACCACCCCGACCAGTATGCCGAGAGTCCGCTCAAAGAGCTGGCCGACGAGAAGATGAAGGAGATAAACGAGGCCTATGACGCCATAACGGCCCAGCGGCGCAGCGGCGGCAGGGGCGGATATAACGCCGGGTACGGTACGGGAGCCGGGGCAGGCGGCTCCGGTTTCAGCGATGTGCGCAGCCTTATTATGTCCGGGCGGTTTGCCGACGCGGAGCAGATACTGAACGGTGTGCCCGCCGACAGGCGCAACGCCGAGTGGTACTTTTTAAAGGGCTCAGTTCTGTACCGCCGGGGCTGGCTTGAGGAGGCCAAGGACCATTTCTCCCGGGCCTGCCAGATGGACCCCAGCAACTCGGAGTACAGCGCGGCCCTAAACCAAGCCATGAACCAGAGGGGCGGTATGTACGGCGGCTATAACCCCAACCGCGGCATGAGCAGCGACTGTAACGCCTGCGATATGTGCTCGGGGCTTTTGATGGCCGACTGCTGCTGCGAGTGCATGGGCGGCGACCTGATACGCTGCTGCTGA
- a CDS encoding MurR/RpiR family transcriptional regulator: MNDQLSEKIQESRRGFSKSQRAIARYLQDHPEEVAFMTASRLGAAVGVSESTVVRFATEIGYSGYPAMQQAVQEMIRNKMTSFQRLEMTSRNIPQEKLLDAVLGQDIDILRRTREGMNSEEFYRAVEHLVEAKRVFVLGAGSSLALATFLAHYMQLVFDNVQLVEATSEAQILQQMVHVNSEDAIIAISFPRYSKKAARALQYASSQGMTAIAITDSMASPLAQSASHVLLARSDMVSFVDSLVGPLSVINALIVTTAIRKKAQVTRVLERIERIWDEYGVYEKVEERNS; encoded by the coding sequence ATGAACGATCAGCTTTCCGAAAAGATACAGGAGAGCCGCCGGGGCTTCTCTAAGAGCCAGCGGGCCATTGCCAGGTATTTGCAGGACCACCCCGAGGAGGTGGCGTTTATGACTGCCTCCCGTCTGGGGGCGGCAGTTGGGGTCAGCGAATCCACGGTGGTCCGCTTCGCCACGGAGATCGGCTATTCCGGGTACCCGGCAATGCAGCAGGCCGTGCAGGAGATGATACGCAACAAGATGACAAGCTTCCAGCGGCTGGAGATGACCTCACGGAACATCCCCCAGGAAAAGCTGCTGGACGCGGTGCTGGGCCAGGATATAGACATCCTGCGCCGGACCCGGGAGGGTATGAACTCAGAGGAGTTTTATAGGGCGGTGGAGCATCTGGTGGAGGCTAAAAGGGTATTCGTCCTGGGGGCGGGGAGCTCGCTGGCCTTGGCGACTTTTCTGGCCCACTATATGCAGCTGGTCTTTGACAACGTGCAGCTGGTGGAGGCCACCAGCGAGGCCCAGATTTTACAGCAGATGGTGCATGTGAACAGCGAGGACGCCATTATCGCCATCAGCTTTCCCAGGTACTCCAAGAAAGCCGCAAGGGCATTGCAGTACGCCTCCAGCCAGGGCATGACCGCCATAGCCATCACCGACAGTATGGCCTCCCCTCTTGCCCAGAGCGCCTCCCATGTGCTGCTGGCAAGGAGCGATATGGTGTCCTTTGTGGATTCCCTGGTGGGTCCCTTGAGCGTTATAAACGCCCTTATCGTCACCACGGCCATCCGTAAAAAGGCCCAGGTCACAAGGGTCCTGGAGCGCATAGAGCGCATATGGGACGAGTACGGAGTATATGAGAAGGTGGAGGAGAGGAACAGCTGA
- a CDS encoding BaiN/RdsA family NAD(P)/FAD-dependent oxidoreductase, which yields MVGAGAAGLMAAGTCIERGLKVLMFDKNQRPGRKLRITGKGRCNVTNNCTPQEVIAAANGGRFLYSALTSFTPGDAMAFFEGLGVPLKTERGRRVFPQSDRAADIADALVRYSRGAELCRETVKKVLVEEGRAVGVKTDRGYYKAKNVLLACGGASYPATGSDGSGYRLSEELGHILVPISPSLVPLVERGGICQRLMGLSLRNVGVRVTAAGRRKPVYEDFGELLFTHFGLSGPTILSASAHMRPMSAGAYTVHIDLKPALDEGQLDARILRDLEEKKNRQFINSLDRLLPQKLIPVIVERSGVPGETRCNSVTRGQRKSLLAVLKDFTVEIESFRPIDEAIVTAGGVSLKEVDPKTMGSKLIEGLYFAGEMLDVDAPTGGYNLQIAFATGRLAGLSMGE from the coding sequence ATAGTCGGGGCCGGGGCCGCTGGGCTCATGGCCGCCGGAACGTGCATAGAGCGTGGGCTGAAGGTTCTGATGTTTGATAAGAACCAGCGGCCCGGGCGCAAGCTGAGGATAACCGGCAAGGGGCGCTGCAACGTGACGAATAACTGTACGCCCCAGGAGGTCATCGCTGCCGCCAATGGCGGCAGGTTTCTTTACAGCGCTCTTACAAGCTTCACGCCGGGGGACGCCATGGCTTTTTTCGAGGGCCTGGGCGTGCCATTAAAGACTGAGCGGGGCCGCAGGGTGTTCCCTCAGTCGGACAGGGCGGCAGACATTGCCGACGCCCTTGTGCGCTATTCAAGGGGCGCGGAGCTTTGCCGGGAGACGGTGAAAAAGGTGCTCGTTGAGGAGGGGCGCGCCGTCGGGGTGAAAACCGATAGGGGATACTATAAGGCAAAAAACGTGCTGCTGGCCTGCGGCGGGGCAAGCTATCCGGCCACCGGGTCGGACGGGTCGGGGTACAGGCTTTCGGAGGAGCTCGGGCATATCCTTGTGCCCATAAGTCCGTCCCTGGTGCCACTGGTGGAGAGAGGTGGCATATGCCAAAGGCTTATGGGCCTGTCCCTGCGCAACGTGGGGGTCAGGGTCACGGCGGCGGGCAGGAGAAAGCCGGTATATGAGGACTTCGGCGAGCTGCTGTTCACCCACTTCGGGCTCTCCGGGCCCACCATACTCAGCGCGTCGGCGCATATGCGGCCCATGTCTGCGGGGGCGTATACGGTGCATATAGACCTGAAGCCCGCACTGGACGAGGGACAGCTGGACGCGAGGATATTGCGGGACCTTGAGGAGAAGAAGAACAGGCAGTTTATAAATTCCCTTGACAGGCTGCTGCCACAGAAGCTGATACCCGTGATAGTGGAGCGCTCGGGGGTGCCCGGGGAGACAAGGTGCAATTCCGTCACCAGAGGGCAGAGGAAAAGCCTGCTGGCCGTACTAAAGGACTTTACGGTAGAGATAGAGAGCTTTCGGCCCATCGACGAGGCCATAGTCACCGCCGGGGGCGTGAGCCTTAAAGAGGTAGACCCCAAAACCATGGGCTCAAAGCTTATAGAGGGATTGTACTTTGCCGGGGAGATGCTGGACGTGGACGCGCCCACAGGGGGGTATAATTTGCAGATCGCCTTTGCCACCGGCAGGCTGGCGGGGCTGAGCATGGGAGAATAA
- a CDS encoding zinc dependent phospholipase C family protein: MAQPMMHLLIADNIYGEKPGSFRSYGDFLLGSIAPDAVHMRADCTKEMKRVSHYRFTSENPISHFDGFFDEYHTPENRDFVIGYLVHLLSDMIWYSSVRVPFKESFSQVPDPDMSMNEVYYADCEQIQERMFWDGNAPRIIDGIREGKAYSLEGRIDAGSVRAWGDKLILEYDNRRDIVPHTKYISERQVRDYITGCTEECIRYLWREGART, from the coding sequence ATGGCACAGCCGATGATGCACCTGTTGATTGCGGATAATATCTATGGGGAGAAGCCCGGCTCGTTCCGTTCCTATGGGGACTTCCTGCTGGGGAGCATCGCCCCGGACGCGGTCCACATGAGGGCGGACTGTACCAAAGAGATGAAGCGCGTATCTCACTATAGGTTCACAAGTGAAAACCCCATAAGCCATTTCGACGGCTTTTTTGACGAATACCATACGCCGGAAAATAGGGATTTTGTAATTGGCTATCTTGTGCACCTGCTGTCCGATATGATATGGTATTCTTCTGTAAGGGTACCGTTTAAGGAGAGCTTTTCGCAGGTGCCGGACCCAGATATGTCCATGAATGAGGTCTATTACGCGGACTGCGAACAGATACAGGAGCGGATGTTTTGGGACGGGAACGCGCCGCGCATAATAGACGGTATAAGGGAAGGCAAGGCGTACTCGCTGGAGGGGAGGATCGACGCAGGTAGCGTAAGGGCCTGGGGAGATAAGCTTATCCTTGAGTACGACAATAGGCGGGATATCGTTCCCCACACTAAATATATATCCGAACGGCAGGTGCGCGATTATATAACCGGCTGCACGGAAGAATGTATCAGGTATTTATGGAGAGAAGGAGCAAGGACATGA
- a CDS encoding GNAT family N-acetyltransferase, whose protein sequence is MIKLETPRLVIRDYTPADEEEYYQLKSHEGAMLRYQSDIMVHSREESDKEFAGVLEEALKPDRTFYFLRVELKENGRQVGSVGYTVTDRTPVGKLVHAGYFYFPEFWGRGYGTEAFSEVLHFAFKEGGVYRVTTGCLAENKGSERIMQKCGLIKEAEHVDWQWHEDRMKTRLEYRLLKPEYDKRNG, encoded by the coding sequence ATGATAAAGCTTGAAACGCCCCGGCTCGTCATACGCGACTATACGCCCGCCGACGAGGAGGAATACTATCAGCTGAAATCCCACGAGGGAGCCATGCTCCGGTATCAGAGCGACATTATGGTGCACAGCCGGGAGGAGTCCGATAAGGAGTTCGCCGGGGTTTTGGAGGAGGCCTTGAAGCCGGACAGGACGTTCTACTTTTTGCGGGTGGAGCTGAAGGAAAACGGCAGGCAAGTGGGCTCCGTGGGGTACACCGTTACGGACCGCACCCCGGTGGGCAAGCTGGTCCACGCCGGGTATTTCTACTTCCCGGAGTTCTGGGGGAGGGGGTACGGCACGGAAGCCTTTAGTGAGGTCCTGCACTTTGCCTTTAAGGAGGGCGGCGTGTATAGGGTCACCACCGGGTGTCTGGCTGAGAATAAGGGCTCGGAGCGGATAATGCAGAAATGTGGGCTTATTAAAGAGGCCGAGCACGTGGACTGGCAGTGGCATGAGGACAGAATGAAGACAAGGCTTGAGTATAGGCTGCTGAAGCCTGAATATGATAAAAGAAACGGATAA
- the cmk gene encoding (d)CMP kinase produces the protein MFAIAIDGPAGAGKSSVAKAAAKELGFTYVDTGAIYRAIALYMLEKGVDLEDPAAVTAELTGVEVSLEYGEFGQRTLLGGRNVSEEIRTQEVSMATSKWVAHIPEVREFLVGIQRGLARKSNVIMDGRDIGTVILPDAQLKVFLTASAEERARRRTRQLEEAGEPADFQQVLKEVVQRDKQDAAQLDLLPEDGVVLDSTGLSFRQVVERLTAMARERMGNEGGGKG, from the coding sequence ATGTTTGCGATAGCCATAGACGGCCCGGCGGGAGCAGGGAAGTCCAGCGTGGCCAAGGCTGCGGCAAAGGAGCTGGGCTTTACCTATGTGGATACCGGGGCGATATACAGGGCCATAGCCCTCTATATGCTGGAGAAGGGGGTGGACCTTGAAGACCCGGCGGCGGTGACTGCCGAGCTGACGGGGGTGGAGGTCTCGCTGGAATATGGGGAGTTCGGCCAGCGTACCCTTTTGGGTGGGCGGAACGTGTCGGAGGAGATACGCACCCAGGAGGTGTCCATGGCGACCTCTAAGTGGGTGGCCCATATCCCGGAGGTCAGGGAATTCCTGGTGGGGATCCAGAGGGGCCTTGCCAGGAAAAGCAACGTGATAATGGACGGAAGGGATATCGGCACGGTGATACTGCCGGACGCCCAGTTAAAGGTGTTCCTGACGGCTTCGGCCGAGGAGCGGGCCAGACGGCGCACCCGGCAGCTTGAGGAGGCGGGGGAGCCCGCGGACTTTCAGCAGGTGCTTAAAGAGGTGGTCCAGCGGGATAAGCAGGACGCGGCCCAGCTGGACCTGCTGCCCGAGGACGGCGTTGTGCTGGACAGCACAGGGCTAAGCTTTCGGCAGGTGGTGGAGCGGCTTACGGCCATGGCCAGGGAGCGCATGGGGAATGAAGGGGGAGGCAAGGGGTAA
- a CDS encoding lysophospholipid acyltransferase family protein, whose product MTKKRGARRKDLLYLIGQSLLCLFYYPVFRISVRGRENIPKTGPVLLCSNHMAKRDPVMLGVAQWRQVLYMAKEELFRSRFLGGLLRLLGAFPVIRGSGGTDALENAYKLLDENGMVGIFIEGTRSKDGLLQRPKTGAALLAYRTKAPVVPVCITTGDGGLPKKFKRHIINIGKPIPAESLNIKDDSSLELRRASRTIMKEIAALREETLQELGLPSQAQGAAGK is encoded by the coding sequence ATGACAAAGAAGCGCGGGGCAAGACGGAAGGACCTGCTGTACCTTATCGGGCAGTCCCTGCTGTGCCTGTTTTACTATCCGGTGTTCAGGATAAGCGTCCGGGGCCGGGAGAATATACCCAAAACCGGGCCGGTGCTGCTGTGCAGCAACCATATGGCCAAGCGGGACCCGGTGATGCTGGGTGTGGCCCAGTGGCGGCAGGTGTTGTATATGGCGAAGGAGGAGCTTTTCAGGAGCCGCTTCCTCGGAGGGCTTTTAAGGCTGCTGGGGGCTTTCCCGGTGATAAGGGGCAGCGGCGGCACGGACGCCCTGGAGAACGCCTATAAGCTTTTGGACGAGAACGGCATGGTGGGGATCTTCATCGAGGGGACCCGCTCCAAGGACGGCCTTTTGCAGCGGCCAAAGACCGGCGCGGCGCTGCTGGCCTACCGCACAAAGGCCCCTGTGGTGCCGGTGTGCATCACCACAGGGGACGGCGGACTGCCAAAGAAGTTCAAGCGGCACATCATAAATATCGGAAAACCCATACCGGCGGAGTCGCTTAATATAAAGGACGACTCCAGTCTTGAGCTGCGCCGGGCCAGCCGGACCATCATGAAGGAGATCGCGGCGCTGAGAGAGGAGACCCTCCAGGAGCTGGGACTGCCGTCCCAGGCCCAGGGGGCGGCGGGGAAGTGA